The Podarcis muralis chromosome 16, rPodMur119.hap1.1, whole genome shotgun sequence genomic interval TCCATGGACTTTGTCTGCCAAGGGTAATGAGTCAGGATGTTGCGCCAGTTGGGAGAATGCCTTTGGGCCCCcaccctgcttgtgagcttcccaggagtaaatggttggccaatgtgagaacagaattctgcTTTCAGACCCAGCCAGGACGATGTTCCTTATGTGCTGAGAGCTGGTTGTTGCTTTTAAGCAGAaggaaataaaagtttaaaaacaagaaaatataAATGTATTGTTTTCCTATGTCTgtcctttttgggggtggggttgaaaattaaaataaaacagttcTCAGGGATTACAGTGGGTATGggggtgcatgcacacacacacacacatatatgcacgaGTATAGTTATTTATTATGTAGAAATCCTAGCCACAAGAAATGCTGATCACCACTGTAGAGTTTTAGCTCTTAAGGCTGCGACCCCAGTGCAGATACTGCAGAGCAAGTCCCTTTGAACACAgcagaacttgcttctgagtaaaggcACATAGGATCCTGCTGTAATACTGCCAGTTGTGTGTTGCCTGTACATTGCATTTTGTGTTGTCTTAAGTGACTCATGCTTCCTTGCGCTCTCTTTTCCTCCAGTGTAATTCCAAAGGccagggagaaaaagaaatgtatacaTTAGGAATAAcaaatttccccatccctggagagCCAGGATTTCCACTGAACGCTCTCTATGCCAGACCTAGCAGCAAACAGGAAGAAGGTAAGGGCAAGGTAACAATGCGGACTGCAAGCTTGAATTGGTGGATTTAATCCACTTAACAGCTGAATCTTAAACATGCTCATTCATCAGCGTTACTGAATTAAAGGGGGTTTACCTCTGGATTAAGGATGTACAGTATAGGATTGGATCCTTCCTCTCGTTGCATTTAGAGTAGGACGCAAAGCAGCCTCTGCCCCCATTTCCCCACAACTTCATTTTCAGTGTAGCATTTCCTCAAGCTTCTTCTCTTTCAATCTTGCGAATCTACAACTTGATTTAGAGGTCTGGGTGTGCCTGTGCCCCTTGCAGTCTGATGGAAAGAGCAGCTTTGCCTGGGCAACAGAATGGGCAGATGGGCTTTCTCCATCTGATCGGGGAGACATTTCATGGCAGCTTGCTGCATGTGAACCGGCATCACTTTCCTAGGAACCAGAGGCTTCAGGTGTTCACTTAGTCCAGCAGAGAACATCCCAGCTTGTTTTGTAGGGAGCTTTCAAAGAGAGGAGAGGGGCAAAGCCAGCTTCAGCTGCAGCCTGGCTGCCGAAACCACCTTTTCGGAGGTGGCATAGCAAAACTAGTTGCAGGGTGTGGAAAGTATTATTTGGGAAAGCAGGACACCACGAGGCTGTTTAGTATGAGAATGGGAGAAAATCATTTaacactgtttttattgtactTGTTGTGTGTAGTTATTTAATATGTTTATATCTACTGTAAACTTTTGGGATCAACAGATAAATggaaatattaataatatatcAAAACTGTGTGACTGAATGGGAGTTATAATATGATCTGGCCTTGGTTGTGGAGTGTACGTCTTTGTTTTTCAGAGATTATGAGGGCCTACTTGCAGCAGCTGAGGCAGGAAACCGGCCTGAGGCTTTGTGAAAAGGTCTTTGATCCCCAGAGTGACAAACCAAGCAAGGTCAGATATTGATCTCCTCTGTGACTTTGGCTCTATTTAAGCTAGGAGTGGCTCCCCTGTGGTGGCCGTGGAGACTCCCTTCAGTCCCAGCCAAGTTAGCCATCCTTGGTATAAGTCTCAGCAGACTCCTGACAGAACAGAAGTGCTTCCTTTCTGTCAGGcctggggaaccagtggccttccagatgttggactacagagcccatcatccctgatcactggccaccaCACTGGCTTAGGCTGATGGGGGATAAAGTCCAACACCTTctgagtgccacaggttcctcacctctgccttatgttttttgggttttttagaaGGACCAGCGGAATTTGGCAAATAATTCATGTATTTAAATTAAAATCCTCTGTTCATATCTATGTATCAGTTGTGTGCATCCATGGCAGTGTCCTCAAGGTGTTGGATTCCCAACTTCCCTGCCTCAGCAAGCGTTGTCACTGGTCAGAGATGATGACAGTTACAGTGCAAggacatctggagagccccaggCTGGGGCAGGCTGTTTTATGGCATTGTACCTTaagccgtgcgctgctctggttcgccagaagcggcttagtcatgctggccacatgacccggaagctgtacgccggctccctcggccaataaagtgagatgagcgccgcaaccccagagtcggtcacgactggacctaatggtcaggggttccttcaccctttaccttaccttaaacCAATTGGATAGGGTGTGGTATATTACAAAATAAATACAGAGAGTCTATCGGTAATCAGGGTGTGTTTTGTATGACTATCTTTTTACCTTACAACATCTAGCTAGAGCAGAACCATACTTGATTGCAGAGCCAGGATGGCTGCCAAACAGAAGCTGTGTGTTTAGTTTTCCCCGAAAGTCTCTTGTGGGAGATCAGAGGGGAACATGGCACACAGCTTCAGTTTTTCGCAGCAGCCTCATGTCTGCCATCAAGTCtagttatacatggggctgccctgtTTGGAAAGCAGCCAGGTTGCTGATCGGTGCaaggcagtttgagcatataacactaaTCCAGGCCCAACTGTACTGGCCAATTAGTTTATGAGTccaattccaagtgctggttttgacctataaagccttaagtggCTCAAGACTGcaacacctcaaggactgcctctccccacctgAGCAACTCCGGACCCTGTGATcagcatctgaggcccttctttgtgtgccccctccatgggAGGTCTGGAAggtagcaacatgagaatgggccttttctgtggtggctccccatttgtgggaggctcgcctggcaccttcttcacatatctttaggcgtcaggcaaaaacaatcctcttctcccaggcctttggctggttaaacaatctatggccttttaaactatggAGGGGGTTATTATTCTGTATATTATTATGTTAAGTATGCCTGTGTTTTAAaactaaactgccctgtgattctcggatgaagggcagtatagaaatttattattattattatttattttgtgaagTAATTTACAAAACATTGTGAAGTAAAAGCACGGATAATACTAACCCACAGTATGATGTGATGTCATCTCACTGAGATGTTACACCAGCCAATCACGTGCTCCTGGTGTGAGAATGTCATGTCACATCATGAATTTTGTTAGACGTTAATGAGAGATCGGGGAGTGTAGGGATGTATTTTTCAGTGTGATGTCTTTGAAGACAAGTTGCAGAGTGGAAACTTGGGTGTATTTCCACTTCTTCGCTCCATTTTCACACTTCCTCTTCTTTTCCCTTTGTCTCCTAGTGGTGGATGTGTTTCGTGAAAAGACAGTTCATGAACAAGAGCCTGTCAGGACCAGGGCAGTGAAGAGCGGTGCGTGGCTGTCTTGCCAAAGCACTTTGCTGCCAGATGTATAAAATTTTGCctctgttttaatatatgttttctACCGAGAGAGAGAATAAGCGCTTCTGTGGGGGAAAGATACCCACCGGTGGATGAAAAGGTGGAGCTAAAATCATGTGCAAACCTTGCTGAGCTGGAGCTTGATGACGATGAGGAATAAAATGTGGTTTCTAGCATCGTTTTGGCTGTTCTTGTGTCTTTGACAAAAATGGGCGAGGAACCTTTAGGCCATGGGtcagctgtggccctccaagccttttTGTCTGGCCCTTAAGATTCTCCTCACTGGCCCGCtctgtattttttattgcttttgcctggctggagtaTGTCCCTCAACTGTGATAACACCTCTGACTTTTATGTGGCTCCTTTACAAAAGTCAGAGCCACGTCCCCTGCTTTGTCCACTTCCGCACTGCCTGCTGCTTTCATATTGTTCCCTTTAAGGTTCCCCAGGAGGGAATGCAACTCTCGGGCTgcaaaaggttctccacccctttcAGATGGTTCTGGAGTACCCTGGAGACCCTCAAAAGCTTATTG includes:
- the ARPC3 gene encoding actin-related protein 2/3 complex subunit 3, with the translated sequence MPAYHSTLMDPDTKLIGNMALLPIRSQFKGPAPRETKDTDIIDEAIYYFKANVFFKNYEIKNEADRTLIYITLYITECLKKLQKCNSKGQGEKEMYTLGITNFPIPGEPGFPLNALYARPSSKQEEEIMRAYLQQLRQETGLRLCEKVFDPQSDKPSKWWMCFVKRQFMNKSLSGPGQ